From the Natronoarchaeum philippinense genome, the window GGCTTCGAGCGCCGCCTCGGCGGAGGCCTGCGTCGAGAAGTAGGTCACTTCCTCTTCGACGGCCGTTTCGAGCAGGTTGCGGTCCCGCGAGACGATCAGGTCGACCTCGCCGCGCTGGACGGCGTCTTCCAAGTCGACTGCCTCGCAGAGTTCGTAGTACTCCGAGAAGCCCTCCACGAGATCCTCGCCGGCCTCGGTGCCGGGGTCGGGGAACTCGTCGGCCGAGAGGTCGACGACGACGGTGCCGTCCTCGGGGATCGGCTTGCCGACCGAGTCTTGGGCCTTGTCGTAGGCCTTGCCGAACGTGTCGGCGGTGCCCATGACCTCGCCGGTCGATTTCATCTCCGGGCCGAGGCGCGGGTCAGATCCCGGCAGGCGGTCGAAGGGCAGGACGACCTCCTTGATCGAGGTCTGTTCGGGAACCTGCTCTTCGACGTCGAGGTCGGCCAGCGACTCGCCGGCCATCACTTTGGCGGCGAGCTTGGCGATCGGGACGCCGGTGGCCTTCGAGATGAACGGCACCGTACGCGAGGAGCGCGGGTTGGCTTCGAGCACGTACACCTCGCCGTCCTTGACGGCCAGCTGGACGTTCAGCAGGCCGACGGTGTCGAGCGCGTCGGCGATGTCCTCGGCGACCTCGCGGACGCGGCGGTTCACGTCGCGGCCCAGCGAGCGCGGCGGGATCATGCAGGCGGAGTCGCCCGAGTGGACGCCCGCGGTCTCGACGTGCTCCATGATGCCGCCGATGAGCACGTCGTCGCCGTCGGCGACGGCGTCAACGTCCAGTTCGACGGCATCTTCGAGGAAGTCGTCGACGAGGATCGGCTTGTCCGGCGCGACGCGGACGGCCTCCTCGATGTACTCTTCGAGTTCGGCGTCGTCGTAGACCACGTCCATCGCGCGGCCACCCAGCACGTAGGAGGGGCGTACGAGGACGGGATAGCCGATGTCGTGAGCGAGTTCGAGCGCTTCGTCCTCGCTGAAGGCGGTGCCGCCCTCGGGCTGGGCGATACCCAGCTCGTCCATCAGCTCGTTGAACCGGTCGCGGTCCTCCGCGAGGTCCATCGCCTCGACGGTGGTCCCCATGATCTCGCAGTCGAGATCGCGGCGTTCGAGTTCGGCTTCGAGCGGTTCGCCGATGTTGACGGAGGTCTGGCCGCCGAACTGCACCATCACGCCGTCGGCGCCGGTCGCCTCGATCACGTCGGCGACCTCCTCGGCGGTGATCGGCTCGAAAAAGAGCCCGTCGGAGGTGTCGTAGTCGGTCGAGACCGTCTCGGGGTTGTTGTTGACGACGTGCGCGTCGATGCCGGCCTCGCGCAGCGCACGGACCGCGTGGACCGAACAGTAGTCGAACTCGACGCCCTGCCCGATGCGGATCGGGCCGCCGCCGACGACGACGACGCTTTCGGCGTCCTGATCGACTTGGACCTCGTCGGTGAGGCGGCTCTGGCCCTTGCTGGCGGCCGCCTGCCGCGCCGAGTAGTAGTACGGCGTCGTCGCTTGGAACTCGCCGGCGCAGGTGTCGACTTGCTTGAACGAGCGATCGGGGGTCGACGCCTCGACGGCGTCGATGTCGCCGCCGTCCGCACGGGGCAGTTCGGAGGCCTCGCTGGCCTCGACGCCGGCGGCGATCTGGCCGTCGGTGAAGCCGATCTCGGCGGCGCCGTCGAACTCGCCGTCCTGTGCGGCCTCTGCGGCCTCGGCGACGTTCTGGTAGCGCTCGACGTACCACTCGTAGATGTTCGTGAAGTCGACGACCTCCTCGACGGAGTAGCCGCGCTCGAACGCCTCGAACATCGCGTAGGGGCGGTCCGGCGTCGGGCGCTCCAGATAGTCGGTTTCGAGTTCGTCGTCGCTGAGTTCGTCCCAGTCAGGCTCGGGCTCGTACTCGCTGGAGCGCAGTGCCTTCAGCAGAGACTCCTCGAAGGTCCGGCCGATTGCCATCGCTTCGCCCGTGGATTTCATCGCGGTGCTCAGCTCGAACTCCACGTCGTCGAACTTGTCTTTGGGCCAGCGGGGCACCTTGGTGACGACGTAGTCGATCGCGGGCTCGAACGCGGCGGTCGTTTCGCCGGTGATCTCGTTTTCGATCTCGTGGAGGCGCTTGCCGAGTGCGACCTTCGCGGTGACGCGGGCGATCGGGTAGCCCGTCGCCTTCGATGCCAGCGCCGAAGAGCGCGAGACGCGCGGATTGACCTCGACGACGCGGTACTCGCCACCGGGCGTGCCGTCGTCGCGCCACGCGAACTGGATGTTACAGCCGCCTTGGATGCCGAGGTCGCGGATCACCTTCAGCGCGGAGTCGCGCATCTCTTGGTGGCCCTCGTCGGGGATGACCTGCGAGGGCGTGACGACGGTGGACTCGCCCGTGTGGATCCCCATCGGGTCGATGTTCTCCATGTTGCAGATGATGATACAGGAGTTGTCGGCGTCCCGCATCACTTCGTACTCCAGTTCGACCCAGCCGGCGATCGACTCGGTGATGAGCACCTCGCTGTTGCGCGAGAGGCGAAGCCCCTTGCGGACGCGCTCGACGAGCTCGTCGAACTCGTCGACGACGCCAGAGCCCGATCCTCCGAGCGTGTAGGTCGTCCGCGCGATCACGGGCAGGCCGCCGACCTCGTCGACGGCGTCCTGCACGCGCTCTTCGAGGTCGTCCTCGGTCAGCTCCGCGACGGCCTCGTCGTCGTCGAGTTCGATCGTCGTCGACTGGGCGACGGGCTCGTCGAGCTCTTCCATGCGCTGGCGGAACAGCTCGCGGTCCTCGGTCGCGTAGATAGTGTCCAGCGGCGTCCCCATAATCTCGACGTCGTGTTCGTCGAGGACGCCCTCCTCGGCGAGTTCGGCCGTGACGTTCAGGCCGGTCTGCCCCCCGAGACCGGCGATGACGCCGTCGGGCTGTTCCTTGCGGATGATCTCGCCGATCGCCTCGGTTGTGATCGGCTCGATGTACACCTGATCGGCCATCTCCGGGTCGGTCATGATCGTCGCCGGGTTGGAGTTGACCAGCACGACCTCCGCGCCTTCCTCTTGCAGGGCACGACAGGCCTGAGCGCCCGAGTAGTCGAACTCTGCTGCCTGCCCGATCTGGATTGGGCCGCTCCCGATGAGCAGGATCTTGCGGTCTTCCTCCGCCGGTGTGTTTGTCCCGTCGCTCGTCATTTCTATCTACTCAAAATCCGCACATCGTAATAAGCCCGGCGATGGATTACGAAGAGCGAAATGGAGTTTCGAAATTCGTACCCATCAGGGATCGTCGGCGTCCGGCACGCAGGCGCCCGTACGCGCGGCACAGTGGGTTAGCGGGCACAGTACTGTGATAGAGAATTTCATACACCCATTTTCGGCTTCCAGCAGCCGCTCCGCGTGCCGGTCACCGACGATCGTCTCACTGCGGGTTACAGTTCGTAGCGGTACGGCTGGCCGCGGTGGACCTCGACGCCGCCGCGTTCGGCCTGCCGGCCGAGCACTGTTGCAATCCGGTGGGCGCTGTCGAACGCTTCGCCGCGTTCTTTCAGCAGCACCAGTATCTCCCGCGCCGTCAGCGGCTCGTCGACCTCGGCGTCCTCGATTACGTCTCTGATGCGCTCGTACTCCCCCCGAGCGTGCATACGCGTCTGGCTTCGTCGCGGGGACTGATAAAGTTGCGTCGTGCGCGCGTCCGACGCGACGGCGTCAAGCGCTCTTTTGGCTCAACTGATGATGGTTTGCGGTCTTCAGCGAAAGGGAAGCCTTTCGAGGTAGTTTACTGGGCAGTGCCGAAAAAATACTTACTGCCGGCATAGAGAATCTGTTGTATGGGACGCAAACCCTCCATTGCGTACCTCTTTGCCTCGGCCGTGGGTGCTATGCTGGCCGTTGTGGGCGCATGGCTTCCGTGGGTACGCAAGCAGCCAGTTGGTACTACTGATGGACAATTGTACTACACGTCTGAATGGGTCTCTGGGTTAGAGACCGGCTTTCAAGGGTTCGACGTGCTTGGTGTACTGCTTGCCATTTCGATCGTATTGGCCGTCTTCGTGGCTCGGCGGAAGAATTGGCGACCTGATGGTATTCTCATCGGTGCTGGGGGACTTCTGTTCCTGTGGGGCGGTGCCACATTCAACTCCTATCGGACAGTCGACCGGTATGTGATTGAGACGGGACTCTATCTCGTGCTCGTCAGCGGGTGTCTGTTCGTACTGCTCGGCGTAGGCACAGTTCTCAAACGGCGCTTCACGGCTACTGCACATCCCTGAGTCAGTCACGCAAACCTCTGCGGAAATCATGCCGACAAAAAATCCAACTGCTGTGTTCGCCACAGCTAGCCGTTCCTACGCGGCTGTGTCGTGCTCGCTCTCGAAATTCCGGTGAACTGCGTCCACCGACATCCCGTTCGACGCAGTCTCACGGGATTCGCCCCGCGATTTCTCGGCTCGCACACACGGCCTAGGCGGCCGTATCGTGCTCGCTCTCGAAATCGCGCTGCGCCCGGTACTGCTCGACGAACTCGGCCACGTCGAACTCCAGCATCTGCTCTTCGAACTCCGAGGCTGCCGAATCGCTGTCGGCGTGGCTGATCGCGTGTTCCATCAACTCGACGATCAGCTCGACGACGATCTCGTGGAGTCGGCGCGAGTCGAACTCCGAGACCCAGAGCAGTCCGTAGCCGACGTTGCCGTCGTCGCTCTTGTCGGCGCTTTCGATCTTCTCGGGAAACTCCTCCATCACGACGCCCATGACGTGGGGCGTCCCGAACTCGTCGAAGTCGTCGTCTGTCTCGATGGTCTCGCGCAGCATCTCGACGAGCGCTTCGGGGACGAATCGGGAGGGCGGGTGCACGTCCATCACGACCGCGTGGCTCGATCCGCAGTCGCAATCGAACTCCCGCACTCCCAGATCCAGCGCCCGCGGGTCAATTGACTCACCGCAGGGTAGCGACAGCTCGTCGCTCGCTCCGCCCGGGACGCGCGGTTCTGCCATGCTCGTGGGTTGTCGGTCAGGCCGAATAAACTCCCCGCCTTGCGGTCGGTCGGCAACGGCTTGCCGGACGGTGGCGACGCCGCGGCCCCCGCGGCGTCACCGCGAAACGGTAACTCACTTATCCGCACCGTCCCAACCGCCGGTC encodes:
- a CDS encoding DUF5815 family protein translates to MAEPRVPGGASDELSLPCGESIDPRALDLGVREFDCDCGSSHAVVMDVHPPSRFVPEALVEMLRETIETDDDFDEFGTPHVMGVVMEEFPEKIESADKSDDGNVGYGLLWVSEFDSRRLHEIVVELIVELMEHAISHADSDSAASEFEEQMLEFDVAEFVEQYRAQRDFESEHDTAA
- the carB gene encoding carbamoyl-phosphate synthase large subunit, yielding MTSDGTNTPAEEDRKILLIGSGPIQIGQAAEFDYSGAQACRALQEEGAEVVLVNSNPATIMTDPEMADQVYIEPITTEAIGEIIRKEQPDGVIAGLGGQTGLNVTAELAEEGVLDEHDVEIMGTPLDTIYATEDRELFRQRMEELDEPVAQSTTIELDDDEAVAELTEDDLEERVQDAVDEVGGLPVIARTTYTLGGSGSGVVDEFDELVERVRKGLRLSRNSEVLITESIAGWVELEYEVMRDADNSCIIICNMENIDPMGIHTGESTVVTPSQVIPDEGHQEMRDSALKVIRDLGIQGGCNIQFAWRDDGTPGGEYRVVEVNPRVSRSSALASKATGYPIARVTAKVALGKRLHEIENEITGETTAAFEPAIDYVVTKVPRWPKDKFDDVEFELSTAMKSTGEAMAIGRTFEESLLKALRSSEYEPEPDWDELSDDELETDYLERPTPDRPYAMFEAFERGYSVEEVVDFTNIYEWYVERYQNVAEAAEAAQDGEFDGAAEIGFTDGQIAAGVEASEASELPRADGGDIDAVEASTPDRSFKQVDTCAGEFQATTPYYYSARQAAASKGQSRLTDEVQVDQDAESVVVVGGGPIRIGQGVEFDYCSVHAVRALREAGIDAHVVNNNPETVSTDYDTSDGLFFEPITAEEVADVIEATGADGVMVQFGGQTSVNIGEPLEAELERRDLDCEIMGTTVEAMDLAEDRDRFNELMDELGIAQPEGGTAFSEDEALELAHDIGYPVLVRPSYVLGGRAMDVVYDDAELEEYIEEAVRVAPDKPILVDDFLEDAVELDVDAVADGDDVLIGGIMEHVETAGVHSGDSACMIPPRSLGRDVNRRVREVAEDIADALDTVGLLNVQLAVKDGEVYVLEANPRSSRTVPFISKATGVPIAKLAAKVMAGESLADLDVEEQVPEQTSIKEVVLPFDRLPGSDPRLGPEMKSTGEVMGTADTFGKAYDKAQDSVGKPIPEDGTVVVDLSADEFPDPGTEAGEDLVEGFSEYYELCEAVDLEDAVQRGEVDLIVSRDRNLLETAVEEEVTYFSTQASAEAALEARQHKDEPIDVEPVDERPKLQEDWGQPKGE